A genomic window from Methanovulcanius yangii includes:
- a CDS encoding methyltransferase domain-containing protein yields MSKIAPNSKITSYIGPVESLESYVRADWWREIFNANYLRTDGDVIEDTSITSEEVDLFCSALNLCPGDTILDLCCGQGRHSLELARRGFSDVTGLDRSHYLITRAKKQAKNEGLAISFREGDARKLAFQADTFDHVLIPGNSFGYFESYEDDQSILKEVFRVAKPGGTLLLDIADGAWLKEHYEPRSWEWIDQNYFVCRERSLSEDGEKLISREVITHVRKGVLADQFYAERLYSRERIEEMLGACGYHDITFHDTIIPKSRKNHDLGMMGRRLVITARVRKEWTSRKQVAKAKRSVTVVMGDPRLKDRVRPSCVFDEDDFYTIEQLKSALSKCDGYSFTYVDNHATLIKTLQQKGKKADFIFNLCDEGYFNDPLRELHIPAVLEMLDIPYTGGNPQCLAYCYDKSLVRGVAHELDIPVPKAFMITPGDSSFIEQPLRFPVIVKPNLGDSSVGITRKSVCGDIEELQEAIEDVRTRCGQETSILVEEFLSGSDISVGIIGNLPDMYEVLPIIEEDYSALPSSYPRICGYEAKWDPSSPYWNLRSVRAHLSEDVQRFLVASCLKLFGRLKCRDYARFDWRLDHNGTPRLLEVNPNPGWCWDGHLAKMAALAGVSYPEMLEKILKSAEHRILD; encoded by the coding sequence ATGAGTAAAATTGCGCCTAATTCTAAAATAACCAGTTATATTGGCCCTGTTGAAAGCCTGGAGAGCTATGTCAGGGCCGACTGGTGGAGGGAGATCTTCAACGCAAACTACCTCCGTACGGATGGTGATGTGATCGAGGACACCTCCATTACCTCGGAAGAAGTCGATCTCTTTTGCAGTGCCCTGAACCTCTGTCCCGGCGATACCATTCTTGATCTCTGCTGCGGACAGGGACGGCACTCGCTCGAGCTTGCACGACGGGGATTCTCTGACGTTACCGGGCTGGATCGCTCCCATTATCTCATCACCCGTGCGAAGAAGCAGGCAAAAAATGAAGGACTGGCTATCAGTTTCCGCGAAGGTGATGCACGAAAACTTGCCTTTCAGGCCGACACCTTCGACCATGTCCTCATCCCCGGCAACAGTTTCGGTTATTTCGAATCATATGAAGATGATCAAAGCATCCTCAAAGAAGTGTTCCGGGTGGCAAAGCCGGGAGGAACACTCCTCCTGGATATCGCCGACGGCGCGTGGCTGAAGGAACATTATGAACCCCGCAGCTGGGAGTGGATCGACCAGAACTACTTCGTCTGCCGTGAACGAAGCCTCTCGGAGGACGGCGAAAAACTCATTTCACGCGAGGTGATCACTCATGTCCGAAAAGGAGTGCTTGCGGACCAGTTTTATGCGGAGCGACTCTATAGCCGGGAACGCATCGAAGAGATGCTTGGGGCATGCGGCTACCACGACATCACCTTCCACGACACCATCATCCCGAAATCCCGGAAAAACCACGATCTCGGCATGATGGGCAGGCGTCTGGTCATCACGGCACGGGTACGGAAGGAGTGGACGTCCAGAAAGCAGGTGGCAAAGGCAAAACGCAGCGTGACCGTCGTGATGGGTGACCCGCGGCTGAAGGACAGGGTCCGTCCGTCATGCGTCTTTGACGAGGATGATTTTTACACCATCGAGCAGCTTAAATCGGCCCTTTCGAAGTGCGATGGTTACTCATTCACCTACGTAGACAACCATGCGACACTTATCAAAACCCTTCAGCAGAAGGGTAAGAAGGCGGATTTCATCTTCAACCTCTGTGATGAAGGATATTTCAACGATCCCCTCAGGGAACTTCATATTCCGGCCGTCCTGGAGATGCTCGACATCCCGTATACCGGCGGGAACCCCCAGTGTCTTGCCTACTGCTACGATAAGTCCCTTGTGCGTGGTGTTGCGCATGAACTTGACATCCCGGTCCCGAAGGCATTCATGATCACTCCCGGCGACAGTTCATTCATCGAACAGCCTCTCAGGTTCCCGGTTATCGTCAAACCCAACCTTGGGGATTCCAGTGTAGGAATTACCAGGAAGAGTGTCTGTGGAGATATCGAAGAGCTGCAGGAGGCGATCGAGGATGTCAGGACCAGGTGTGGACAGGAGACCTCCATCCTCGTCGAGGAGTTCCTCTCCGGCAGTGACATCAGTGTCGGCATCATTGGAAACCTCCCGGACATGTATGAGGTGCTGCCGATCATCGAGGAGGACTACTCCGCACTCCCCTCGTCCTACCCGCGGATCTGCGGCTACGAGGCAAAGTGGGACCCGTCCTCCCCGTACTGGAACCTCAGGTCCGTACGGGCTCATCTCTCCGAGGATGTGCAGCGGTTCCTCGTGGCAAGCTGCCTCAAGCTCTTCGGGAGGCTGAAATGCAGGGACTATGCACGGTTTGACTGGCGTCTCGATCACAACGGCACCCCCCGGCTCCTTGAAGTCAACCCGAATCCCGGGTGGTGCTGGGACGGTCATCTCGCAAAGATGGCGGCCCTCGCGGGGGTATCATATCCGGAAATGCTGGAAAAGATCCTTAAGAGT
- a CDS encoding DUF2238 domain-containing protein gives MTIFLQVMIIFIIIDSMMVGNYSYVFGGFIVLLLTMVPMIMEREVHITVPWWLTFLIVLSLYIHIGGQYFDWYTTLYPYYDKIAHFISGTTVALIGFTLVLLLDQYTENNFNRPVIIFLIVMLTVAVGGLWEIFEYTVDTFLGIEMQHGLDDTMLDMIFVLLGAVIVAALGNIYLRKISKRDLSRLFLGNPDLAEKVYECISELPVRRRKQE, from the coding sequence ATGACGATATTCCTTCAGGTGATGATCATCTTCATAATCATCGACAGTATGATGGTCGGGAACTACTCCTATGTCTTTGGCGGTTTTATTGTTCTTCTCCTCACCATGGTCCCGATGATCATGGAGCGGGAAGTACATATTACAGTCCCGTGGTGGCTGACATTTCTCATCGTTCTCTCCCTCTACATCCATATCGGCGGCCAGTATTTTGACTGGTATACCACACTATACCCGTATTACGACAAAATAGCGCATTTCATATCGGGAACGACCGTCGCGCTCATCGGATTTACTCTGGTGCTCCTCCTCGATCAATACACCGAGAACAACTTCAACCGTCCGGTCATCATCTTCCTGATTGTCATGCTGACGGTAGCAGTCGGCGGGCTCTGGGAGATCTTTGAATATACCGTCGACACATTCCTGGGAATAGAGATGCAGCACGGGCTTGACGATACCATGCTGGATATGATCTTCGTCCTCCTGGGGGCGGTCATCGTTGCTGCCCTCGGCAATATCTATCTGAGGAAGATTTCAAAACGGGACCTCTCCCGTCTCTTCCTGGGAAATCCCGACCTTGCGGAGAAGGTCTATGAATGCATTTCAGAACTTCCTGTCCGGCGAAGAAAACAGGAATGA
- a CDS encoding polyprenyl synthetase family protein has protein sequence MERIVAEKTGPPGLAADMARRMFSGDADPFVRWWYIQGYFEGEDFGRRDFTICFFSLRLADDAGPSGEAIRSPGAMYLCSVVDAATGVHHREVRVDASLHNWYLRQLDTFPDRLGVSRYVSDTIRREIEEHGLYPPINCPPTTMETEKTPFSVTWDDARITFLDEEIIITFHDPTHGEMMSCALIPQVPFTDLSSIAPSGAIGMEYVTCPRLKLNGVAGGAPVSGEAWCDYQSGGTEWFLTEQEETGCIETDGRPCYHPLGWDWCGIQLDDGRCLMLMHRRNLRSKETVSTFCILFSEDGTAEWHPRITARPIRTWESPRTHIHYPVKWEFAIPAIDAILHFSPATDQQEIEIIGMDGGLWEGSGSVTGKIGEEGVSGRGQLELCGYGFIADVADFVGRFEGKINERLEQLFPREIDEAWCASLFGETQPILDYTPFTETISRPVWDLLSRGGKHWRPIFGILIADAVGVRSTEETEKLFVMTELLHSAALIIDDIEDESLLRRGDTTIHQRYGTDIAINAASTLYFFPQSIVSSCPDLTPDQKHDVLRLMTNTSLRAHLGQGQDIYWSRNLSPAALTTWREGHLDEQILQMYAYKTASATEGVAELACILQDVTPETRAACLRFGRTMGIGFQIIDDVLNFSGDEKWGKVAGEDLRNGKPTYVILRALDLLDRDRSDRLTAILCTPELRMQDVVLQEGIDLVRASGALEDCSGEAIRHIEAEWAAFSRRIPPSPGKLMLRVICANLVNMAYEV, from the coding sequence GTGGAAAGAATAGTTGCGGAGAAGACCGGACCACCCGGTCTTGCCGCCGATATGGCCCGCCGGATGTTCTCCGGGGATGCCGACCCCTTTGTCCGATGGTGGTATATACAGGGTTATTTTGAGGGGGAAGATTTTGGCCGGCGGGATTTTACCATCTGTTTCTTTTCACTCCGGCTTGCGGATGATGCCGGTCCGTCGGGTGAGGCAATACGGAGCCCTGGTGCGATGTATCTCTGCTCTGTTGTCGATGCGGCAACGGGCGTTCACCACCGGGAAGTGCGGGTGGATGCGTCGCTGCACAACTGGTACCTCAGGCAGCTCGACACGTTCCCGGACAGACTCGGCGTGAGCAGGTACGTCAGTGACACCATCAGGAGGGAGATTGAGGAGCACGGCCTCTATCCCCCCATTAACTGCCCGCCGACGACGATGGAGACCGAGAAGACCCCTTTCTCGGTGACTTGGGACGACGCCCGAATCACGTTTCTTGACGAGGAGATCATCATCACCTTCCATGACCCGACCCACGGGGAGATGATGTCATGCGCCCTCATTCCCCAGGTCCCGTTTACTGACCTTTCATCCATCGCGCCGTCGGGTGCCATCGGCATGGAATATGTCACCTGCCCGCGCCTGAAGCTCAATGGTGTCGCAGGAGGGGCGCCGGTCTCCGGGGAGGCATGGTGCGATTACCAGTCCGGCGGGACTGAATGGTTCCTCACAGAGCAGGAGGAGACCGGATGTATCGAAACGGACGGCCGACCCTGTTACCATCCTCTCGGCTGGGACTGGTGCGGCATACAGCTGGATGACGGGCGCTGCCTGATGCTCATGCACCGGCGAAACCTCCGGTCAAAGGAGACGGTCTCAACATTTTGCATCCTCTTTTCTGAGGACGGCACTGCAGAATGGCACCCCCGGATAACGGCACGCCCCATTCGTACGTGGGAGAGCCCGCGGACTCACATTCACTACCCGGTGAAATGGGAGTTTGCGATACCCGCTATCGATGCGATATTGCATTTCTCTCCCGCAACGGATCAGCAGGAGATCGAGATCATCGGGATGGACGGCGGTCTCTGGGAAGGGTCGGGGAGTGTCACGGGGAAGATAGGAGAAGAAGGCGTATCCGGACGCGGCCAGCTGGAACTCTGCGGCTATGGATTCATTGCGGACGTAGCGGACTTTGTCGGACGATTTGAAGGGAAGATCAACGAACGGCTCGAACAGCTCTTCCCCCGCGAGATCGATGAAGCATGGTGCGCCTCTCTCTTCGGTGAGACACAACCCATCCTTGATTACACTCCCTTTACCGAGACCATCTCGCGACCGGTCTGGGACCTCCTCTCACGGGGCGGAAAGCACTGGCGGCCGATCTTCGGCATTCTCATAGCCGATGCGGTAGGCGTCAGGTCCACCGAAGAGACGGAGAAACTCTTCGTGATGACCGAACTCCTTCATTCGGCGGCTCTCATCATCGATGATATCGAGGACGAGTCGCTGCTCCGGCGGGGTGACACCACCATTCACCAGAGATATGGAACGGATATTGCCATCAACGCGGCAAGCACCCTCTACTTCTTTCCTCAAAGCATCGTATCGTCCTGCCCGGACCTTACCCCCGACCAGAAGCACGACGTGCTCAGGCTGATGACCAATACCTCTTTGCGGGCGCACCTCGGCCAGGGGCAGGACATCTACTGGTCAAGGAATCTCTCCCCCGCCGCTCTGACGACGTGGCGGGAGGGGCACCTCGACGAGCAGATCCTCCAGATGTACGCCTACAAGACGGCATCGGCGACGGAAGGGGTCGCGGAGCTTGCCTGCATCCTGCAGGACGTGACACCGGAGACGAGAGCGGCCTGCCTCCGGTTCGGCAGGACCATGGGAATCGGTTTTCAGATCATCGATGATGTGCTGAACTTCTCCGGCGACGAAAAATGGGGAAAGGTGGCTGGCGAGGATCTCAGAAACGGCAAACCGACCTATGTCATCCTCCGGGCCCTCGATCTGCTGGACCGGGATCGCTCCGACCGGTTGACCGCCATCCTCTGCACACCCGAACTCCGGATGCAGGATGTCGTCCTCCAGGAAGGTATCGATCTTGTACGGGCATCGGGAGCCCTGGAAGACTGTTCCGGCGAGGCTATACGACATATCGAAGCGGAGTGGGCGGCATTCTCCCGCCGGATTCCCCCCTCGCCGGGAAAGCTCATGCTCCGCGTAATTTGTGCAAATCTCGTCAATATGGCCTATGAGGTGTGA
- a CDS encoding PEP/pyruvate-binding domain-containing protein — protein sequence MEHTPAADSSGAQEQEPHHPVDFPTGKPRVHSSRCSILFPGDEGSAAIEEVGGKAFSLLELCRAGLPVPPGCVLTTAFFASWSASVMATEVWRSMAASGTPIAESGVKALQDHCTGLAFSPLQGEVLASALRRLGTDPGIWAVRSSSPAEDEQEASFAGIYRTEIGVTTNGLEDAIRRVFASSFEGRVLSYHRAHRRDPGPPAMAVIVQKLVPADISGIAFSANPVTNSREEIVINAGWGLGETIVTGRTSPDELVLTRQGSTIVDRKTGAKEIACFARPGGGVRECHGYHSERFCLDGYDPFVLRDLVLKAEEVFGDAVDVEWAGKDGNLMILQARPITTMVPLPEALRTGGGGEPVRMYLDLTLVEHGMQGALSPLGSSWMDGILGCTVESLTGNSCAGRDAICGIAQVTEGRMYLNISNLLWIMHPRMIDLLFGGLDTSSAAIIRDCDPAAWKNPVRPALLRGMTAASLWQSRDLLLHAGRGFLSPEAVSRECRRSEAEFLASLDELELQDLPFSEYCEKAGRLIVWWVKEKTGATLINSECARMTVRRMFAGAPDDIRALADRVDRALPNNRTTGMALSLSRLSLLAGGEIDDDVTMLAERIRQGEMPEEFMKEWTDFMEEYGFRGPREIDPASPGYANDPLLALSQIRTYREADLRGQGPAERFENERRRREEACRLLRDYSRKKGRLQERLFVRMETLLDIFGGTREDHKYYLVMVTARVRRRALAAGEILASRNQIGHANEVFCLSIADIQAALDNPGVRMQPAVAANRTRFGRMNRVSRYPPVIDSSGRIIRPNTDGEDNGAEISGYGVSDGTARGPVRVLHHPTEKEVFPGDILVISASDPGWTPLFLTAGGVILEVGGLLQHGSIIAREYGIPCIVGVTRATERFEDGQWVEMDGGNGIIHRISPEDIPCTE from the coding sequence ATGGAGCACACGCCTGCGGCGGATTCGTCCGGAGCGCAGGAACAGGAACCCCATCACCCCGTAGACTTCCCGACGGGAAAACCACGGGTACATTCGTCCAGATGCTCGATTCTGTTTCCGGGTGACGAGGGGTCGGCCGCCATCGAAGAGGTTGGTGGAAAGGCATTCTCCCTCCTGGAGCTGTGCAGGGCAGGGCTTCCCGTCCCCCCGGGGTGTGTTCTCACCACCGCGTTCTTTGCGTCATGGTCCGCATCGGTGATGGCAACGGAGGTCTGGCGCTCCATGGCGGCATCCGGCACCCCGATCGCGGAATCCGGTGTGAAGGCACTGCAGGATCACTGCACAGGCCTTGCGTTTTCTCCACTTCAGGGAGAGGTGCTGGCGTCTGCACTCCGGCGCCTTGGCACCGATCCCGGCATCTGGGCGGTACGATCGTCGTCACCCGCGGAGGACGAGCAGGAGGCATCGTTTGCGGGCATCTACCGGACCGAGATCGGGGTGACGACGAACGGGCTCGAGGATGCGATTCGCAGGGTCTTTGCCTCTTCATTTGAGGGCCGGGTCCTCTCCTACCACAGGGCCCACCGACGCGACCCGGGCCCTCCGGCAATGGCGGTCATCGTCCAGAAACTGGTTCCCGCCGATATCTCCGGCATCGCGTTCTCCGCAAACCCGGTCACCAACAGCAGGGAGGAGATCGTTATCAATGCCGGATGGGGACTGGGGGAGACAATCGTTACCGGCCGGACATCACCCGATGAACTAGTGCTCACCCGGCAGGGGTCAACGATCGTCGACCGGAAGACCGGGGCGAAGGAGATCGCCTGCTTCGCCCGTCCCGGCGGCGGAGTGAGGGAATGTCACGGTTACCACAGCGAACGGTTCTGCCTGGATGGATACGACCCCTTCGTTCTGCGTGACCTCGTCCTGAAGGCGGAAGAGGTATTCGGTGATGCCGTCGATGTCGAATGGGCAGGAAAGGACGGCAATTTGATGATCCTCCAAGCCCGCCCCATCACCACCATGGTGCCGCTGCCGGAAGCCCTGAGGACCGGCGGCGGAGGGGAGCCGGTACGGATGTACCTTGACCTGACACTCGTCGAACACGGGATGCAGGGCGCCCTCTCGCCGCTCGGGTCTTCATGGATGGACGGGATTCTGGGTTGTACGGTAGAGTCGCTCACCGGCAACTCCTGTGCGGGCCGGGATGCAATCTGCGGCATTGCCCAGGTGACGGAGGGACGGATGTACCTTAACATCTCCAATCTCCTGTGGATCATGCATCCACGCATGATCGACCTTCTGTTTGGGGGACTGGACACCTCCTCCGCAGCGATCATACGGGACTGCGACCCCGCAGCATGGAAAAATCCCGTCCGTCCGGCTCTTCTCCGGGGCATGACGGCGGCCTCCCTCTGGCAGTCCCGCGACCTCCTTCTCCATGCGGGACGGGGATTTCTCTCCCCTGAGGCGGTATCCCGTGAGTGCAGGAGATCGGAGGCTGAGTTCCTTGCGTCACTCGATGAACTCGAGTTGCAGGATCTCCCGTTCAGTGAGTACTGTGAGAAGGCCGGGCGGCTGATCGTCTGGTGGGTGAAGGAGAAGACCGGTGCAACCCTGATCAACTCCGAGTGCGCCCGCATGACGGTCCGCAGGATGTTTGCCGGAGCACCCGATGACATCCGGGCGCTTGCCGACAGGGTTGACCGTGCCCTCCCGAATAACCGGACGACAGGGATGGCGCTCTCCCTGTCACGCCTCTCCCTTCTTGCAGGGGGCGAAATCGACGACGACGTCACCATGCTTGCGGAGCGGATTCGTCAGGGAGAGATGCCCGAGGAGTTCATGAAGGAATGGACGGACTTCATGGAAGAATACGGGTTCCGGGGACCGCGGGAGATCGATCCTGCATCACCGGGGTACGCCAACGACCCGCTCCTTGCCCTTTCCCAGATACGAACCTACAGAGAGGCAGATCTCAGGGGGCAGGGACCCGCGGAGCGGTTTGAGAACGAGCGCCGCCGCCGTGAGGAGGCGTGCCGCCTCCTGCGTGACTACAGCAGGAAAAAAGGCAGGCTGCAGGAACGTCTCTTCGTTCGGATGGAGACCCTGCTCGACATCTTCGGGGGCACCCGTGAAGATCATAAATATTACCTCGTCATGGTCACCGCAAGGGTGCGCAGGCGTGCCCTTGCCGCGGGAGAGATTCTCGCATCCAGGAACCAGATCGGGCATGCAAATGAGGTCTTCTGCCTCTCCATTGCAGATATCCAGGCCGCACTCGACAATCCCGGGGTCCGGATGCAGCCCGCCGTTGCCGCAAACCGGACACGCTTCGGCAGGATGAACCGGGTCAGCCGGTACCCACCGGTCATCGACTCCTCGGGGCGGATCATCCGCCCCAACACGGATGGGGAGGATAACGGGGCAGAGATTTCCGGATACGGCGTCTCCGACGGAACCGCCCGCGGTCCGGTCAGGGTGCTTCACCATCCGACTGAAAAAGAGGTTTTTCCGGGGGATATTCTCGTCATCAGCGCCTCGGACCCGGGGTGGACACCCCTCTTCCTGACAGCCGGCGGGGTCATCCTTGAGGTGGGGGGGCTCCTCCAGCACGGGTCGATCATCGCTCGGGAGTATGGCATTCCCTGCATCGTGGGGGTCACCCGGGCGACTGAGCGGTTTGAAGACGGCCAGTGGGTGGAGATGGACGGAGGAAACGGGATCATACACAGGATTTCACCGGAGGACATCCCCTGCACCGAATAA
- a CDS encoding nitroreductase family protein gives MSVIAVSRDDCTKCGVCVNVCPAFIISMEKGDYPLVTEDKEKRCMRCGHCEVFCPFDALKVDFKGDYPANFNPRALDIKPDQFGKFMQSRRSIRQFRKKPVDPRVLDDVMETVRFAPTAANRQKVHYIVIMDTEKVRRISALAIEWMQKVMSEQPDHPYADIFNGMIEAYDQGIDLVCRNAPHIIFAAVPTNNPFAVTDAAIALTWFELVAKAYGVGSCWLGTLKLAAEEYLPIQEELHIPKGYLPNYALIFGLPKLRSKGVPKRDPLSVEYI, from the coding sequence ATGAGTGTCATTGCCGTAAGCAGGGATGACTGCACGAAATGCGGAGTCTGTGTCAATGTCTGCCCTGCCTTCATTATCTCGATGGAGAAGGGCGACTATCCTCTGGTGACCGAAGACAAGGAGAAACGCTGCATGAGATGTGGTCATTGCGAGGTTTTCTGTCCTTTTGACGCACTGAAAGTAGATTTCAAAGGAGACTATCCGGCAAACTTCAATCCCCGGGCCCTGGACATCAAACCGGACCAGTTCGGCAAGTTCATGCAGTCCCGCCGGTCCATCCGGCAATTCCGCAAAAAGCCGGTGGACCCCCGCGTCCTTGACGATGTGATGGAGACCGTGCGGTTTGCACCGACCGCTGCAAACCGGCAGAAGGTCCACTACATTGTCATCATGGACACCGAAAAGGTCCGGAGGATATCCGCCCTTGCCATCGAGTGGATGCAAAAAGTGATGAGCGAACAGCCTGATCACCCGTATGCCGACATCTTCAACGGAATGATAGAGGCCTATGATCAGGGAATCGACCTCGTCTGCCGGAATGCTCCGCATATCATCTTCGCGGCAGTACCCACCAACAACCCATTTGCCGTCACGGACGCTGCCATCGCCCTCACCTGGTTCGAACTCGTGGCCAAGGCCTACGGGGTCGGGTCATGCTGGCTGGGGACTCTCAAGCTGGCAGCGGAGGAATACCTCCCGATCCAGGAGGAACTGCATATTCCAAAAGGCTATCTCCCGAATTACGCACTGATATTTGGTTTACCCAAGCTCCGGAGCAAAGGAGTGCCGAAGAGAGATCCCCTGAGTGTCGAATACATCTGA
- a CDS encoding 4Fe-4S binding protein — MDEDLRESIRQRCRTMDIPLVGIAGVKRWEHPPFTPWMPEAFYPQSIFPEARSVIVIGLPVDLPVLETAPSIYYHELYTTVNTLLDQYTYRLASYLNGEGYPSVFVPRDGYGSIDVLLENPVAFFSHRHAAYMAGLGTFGVNNMLLTPEYGPRVRFGSVLTTAELPEDPVMEEELCTRCMECVLRCPAGALEEGEYPAVLTDKKACAENSERLHRKRIAPCGICLKVCPVGRDRVHFRREDIGMYADKEHFPAHHRAWKHVRSYGGKK; from the coding sequence ATGGATGAAGATCTCAGGGAGTCGATTCGTCAACGGTGCCGTACAATGGACATCCCGCTCGTGGGAATCGCCGGTGTGAAGCGGTGGGAGCATCCGCCCTTTACCCCATGGATGCCGGAGGCATTCTATCCGCAGTCCATCTTTCCTGAGGCCAGGTCGGTGATCGTAATCGGCCTTCCGGTCGACCTTCCTGTCCTTGAGACTGCACCCTCCATCTATTATCACGAGCTCTACACCACTGTCAATACCCTCCTGGACCAGTATACCTATCGGCTCGCCTCGTACCTGAATGGAGAGGGGTATCCGTCGGTCTTCGTCCCCCGCGACGGCTACGGGAGCATCGATGTCCTGCTCGAAAACCCCGTTGCCTTCTTTTCTCACCGGCATGCCGCGTACATGGCCGGTCTGGGAACGTTCGGCGTAAATAACATGCTTCTGACCCCGGAATACGGGCCACGGGTCAGGTTCGGTTCGGTACTTACAACCGCCGAACTGCCCGAGGACCCGGTCATGGAAGAGGAACTCTGTACCAGATGTATGGAGTGCGTGCTTCGCTGTCCCGCGGGCGCACTGGAGGAAGGTGAATATCCCGCCGTCCTGACTGACAAGAAGGCATGCGCAGAGAACAGTGAACGCCTCCACCGCAAGCGCATCGCCCCCTGCGGTATCTGCCTGAAAGTCTGTCCTGTTGGCCGGGATCGGGTGCATTTCCGTCGTGAGGATATCGGCATGTACGCGGATAAGGAGCATTTCCCTGCCCATCACCGTGCCTGGAAGCATGTCCGGTCATACGGGGGGAAAAAGTGA
- a CDS encoding tRNA wybutosine-synthesizing 3 family protein: protein METFTPPRPMITFAGFDTGREKALEDLTSVIRNGEIDPPLLPLIRAFSRVPSCYTLQSCYGHFVHAGTQDIHTIRRLQPGATQVRRVTYRIAYVAFCIENSRRGHLLCEDLRVIARNDPEYIQFGSADWFWDQTPNTYAIQVSPSRYQTQDSCLLTLDEALVVQDVRDRLFTELMRLVKEHTPAGR from the coding sequence ATGGAGACGTTCACCCCTCCCCGCCCCATGATCACCTTCGCAGGATTCGACACGGGCCGCGAGAAGGCTCTGGAGGATCTCACATCAGTCATCAGGAACGGGGAGATCGACCCTCCGCTGCTGCCCCTCATACGGGCCTTCTCACGGGTGCCCTCCTGCTACACACTCCAGAGCTGCTACGGCCATTTTGTCCATGCAGGAACGCAGGACATCCACACTATCAGACGGCTGCAACCCGGCGCAACCCAGGTCAGAAGGGTAACCTACCGTATCGCCTACGTGGCATTCTGCATCGAAAACAGCCGCCGGGGCCATCTTCTCTGCGAGGATCTCCGTGTGATCGCAAGGAACGACCCGGAGTATATCCAGTTCGGGAGTGCCGACTGGTTCTGGGATCAGACTCCCAACACCTATGCCATTCAGGTTTCCCCGTCACGCTATCAGACACAGGATAGCTGTCTTTTGACCCTGGACGAGGCACTCGTCGTTCAGGATGTGAGGGACCGGTTATTCACGGAGCTGATGCGGCTCGTGAAGGAGCATACGCCGGCGGGCAGGTAG
- a CDS encoding class I SAM-dependent methyltransferase: MTLNATDWNTKWKRQWNRYRDASMEQTGAAYWDNEDAARDYYRKSLEHRNARVDPVLAGLPLAPTARVLDIGAGPGSITIPLARKVAHVTAVEPSGGMYTVLRENLATESVSNVDTLQKLWEDVDVSADLDGPYDIVFARNSLNVPDIKDAIGTMIAASSDYLAIYWFAGLTPWEMMSCALWPALHGREFASPPKCDIIYNLLYSMGIYPSVESVPFPHTYVFPTSEAAVEYFAPQVLAATTAQKDVLRQYILAHMGSDGTTYTIPGHSHHVKIWWRKRESPPSD, encoded by the coding sequence ATGACTTTGAATGCGACAGACTGGAATACAAAATGGAAGCGGCAGTGGAACAGGTACCGCGATGCCAGCATGGAACAGACAGGGGCTGCCTACTGGGACAACGAGGATGCGGCACGTGATTATTACCGGAAATCACTGGAGCATCGTAATGCCCGTGTCGACCCCGTTCTCGCCGGCCTTCCTCTGGCCCCCACTGCCCGCGTGCTGGACATCGGGGCAGGACCGGGGTCAATTACCATCCCGCTTGCCCGGAAGGTCGCTCACGTCACCGCCGTCGAACCATCGGGGGGGATGTATACCGTACTCCGGGAGAACCTAGCGACCGAAAGTGTGTCAAACGTCGACACCCTGCAGAAACTCTGGGAGGATGTGGATGTTTCCGCCGATCTGGATGGGCCATATGACATCGTCTTTGCCAGAAACTCCCTGAACGTGCCGGATATCAAAGATGCCATCGGGACGATGATTGCAGCCTCGTCAGACTATCTCGCCATCTATTGGTTTGCGGGCCTGACCCCCTGGGAGATGATGTCATGTGCCCTGTGGCCGGCACTCCACGGCAGGGAATTTGCCAGCCCGCCGAAATGCGACATCATATACAACCTGCTCTATAGCATGGGGATTTACCCCAGTGTCGAATCCGTACCCTTCCCCCACACCTATGTCTTCCCGACCTCCGAGGCAGCCGTGGAGTACTTTGCCCCCCAGGTCCTTGCAGCCACCACGGCCCAGAAGGACGTGCTCCGACAGTATATTCTGGCCCATATGGGAAGTGACGGCACCACATACACCATCCCCGGACACTCTCATCATGTGAAGATCTGGTGGAGAAAGAGGGAGTCGCCGCCGTCGGACTGA